The Streptomyces sp. NBC_00670 genome window below encodes:
- a CDS encoding sugar phosphate isomerase/epimerase family protein, whose product MPADPRPAPGPLTTAPAAPPPGIRYAGIGDEAALDLAGQLAALRELGWTALELRSADGRALADLDDRAFGRLAERIAATGTEVVCVDSRIADYNRPVTGPFARDTDELRVLARRCAALGTRYVRVMSYPNDGLGEAEWARRVRHRMTVLARQAEDAGLVLLHENCAGWAGTRAERMLDLLHHVDSPALRLLFDIGNGVPYGYGSAALLDAVAAHVEHVHVKDAVRTRTGEVAYVLPGHGHAEVRECLTALLRRGWRGTWSIEPHTHLRPHDGTDARGDSGAAAFVAHGRELERLVAREVAPAVHGGRHG is encoded by the coding sequence ATGCCGGCTGACCCCCGCCCGGCCCCGGGCCCCCTCACGACGGCCCCCGCCGCCCCGCCGCCCGGCATCCGCTACGCCGGCATCGGCGACGAGGCCGCCTTGGACCTCGCCGGACAGCTCGCCGCCCTGCGCGAACTGGGCTGGACGGCGCTGGAGTTGCGCAGTGCCGACGGGCGTGCCCTCGCCGATCTCGACGACCGCGCGTTCGGACGGCTCGCCGAACGGATCGCGGCCACCGGCACGGAGGTGGTCTGCGTCGATTCACGGATCGCCGACTACAACCGGCCCGTCACCGGCCCGTTCGCGCGCGACACCGACGAGCTGCGGGTGCTCGCCCGCCGCTGCGCCGCCCTCGGCACCCGGTACGTACGGGTGATGTCGTACCCCAACGACGGTCTGGGCGAGGCGGAGTGGGCCCGCCGGGTACGGCACCGGATGACCGTGCTGGCCCGGCAGGCCGAGGACGCCGGGCTCGTCCTGCTGCACGAGAACTGCGCCGGCTGGGCCGGCACCCGCGCCGAACGGATGCTGGACCTGCTGCACCACGTCGACAGCCCGGCGCTGCGACTGCTGTTCGACATCGGCAACGGCGTGCCGTACGGCTACGGTTCGGCGGCCCTGCTGGACGCGGTCGCCGCCCATGTCGAGCACGTCCACGTCAAGGACGCCGTACGCACCCGGACGGGCGAGGTGGCCTACGTGCTGCCCGGGCACGGCCACGCCGAGGTGCGCGAGTGCCTCACCGCGCTGCTGCGGCGCGGCTGGCGGGGCACCTGGTCCATCGAGCCGCACACCCATCTGCGCCCGCACGACGGCACCGACGCGCGCGGCGACAGCGGTGCGGCGGCGTTCGTCGCCCACGGGCGAGAACTGGAGCGGCTGGTGGCCCGCGAGGTCGCGCCCGCCGTCCACGGGGGCCGACATGGCTGA